The following proteins are encoded in a genomic region of Euhalothece natronophila Z-M001:
- a CDS encoding tyrosine-type recombinase/integrase: MSKRSKDTRRVYSNDLQWFFYAVSGEVSAGAVRAFLALPRIQALRVLMGYQDSLAANGYAGSTINRKVSAVKSLVEYAYRIGECEWQLPRLKREREQRYKDTTGVSVEQIRLMMAVPDRATAKGKRNYAILRLLWENGLRRGEIAKITCGEIDWEEQRITIYGKGRREEGEEIDVSDRALEAIRDWLTVRPQSEYDVLFTSLDHNTLGKPLSLTSIYRMVRRLGEKAGIKKIVSPHKIRHSAITAYLDASDGDMRGGASFARHSDLSVTQVYDDNRKRQQKKATKILSDLA; this comes from the coding sequence ATGAGTAAGCGGTCTAAGGATACCCGACGGGTTTACAGTAATGATTTGCAATGGTTCTTTTATGCAGTAAGTGGAGAAGTGAGTGCGGGGGCAGTCCGAGCGTTTTTAGCCTTGCCTCGGATTCAGGCGCTACGGGTGCTCATGGGCTATCAGGATTCCTTGGCAGCTAATGGTTATGCGGGTTCCACGATTAATCGTAAGGTGAGTGCGGTGAAGTCGCTGGTGGAGTATGCTTACCGAATTGGGGAATGTGAGTGGCAATTGCCCCGTCTGAAAAGGGAACGGGAACAACGCTATAAGGATACGACTGGGGTGAGCGTGGAGCAAATTCGGCTCATGATGGCGGTTCCCGATCGCGCGACGGCTAAAGGGAAACGGAATTATGCGATTCTACGCCTGCTCTGGGAAAATGGCTTACGGCGGGGAGAGATTGCCAAAATTACTTGCGGTGAAATTGATTGGGAGGAACAACGGATTACGATTTATGGGAAGGGGCGCAGAGAGGAAGGGGAGGAGATTGATGTCAGCGATCGCGCTTTGGAGGCAATTCGGGATTGGTTAACGGTTCGCCCTCAGAGTGAGTACGATGTGCTATTTACGTCTTTGGATCATAATACCTTGGGGAAGCCGTTAAGTTTAACCAGCATTTATCGCATGGTGCGGCGGCTAGGGGAGAAGGCTGGAATTAAGAAGATTGTTTCTCCTCATAAAATTCGCCATTCTGCGATTACGGCTTATTTGGATGCTAGTGATGGGGATATGCGTGGTGGGGCTTCTTTTGCCCGTCATAGCGATTTGAGTGTGACGCAAGTTTATGATGATAATCGCAAACGCCAGCAGAAAAAGGCGACGAAGATTCTTTCTGATTTAGCTTAG